In bacterium, a single window of DNA contains:
- the scpA_2 gene encoding Segregation and condensation protein A — protein MPEPDADPGAESVVAAEDAGFDGFTVRLPAFEGPLDLLLHLIRKHEIDLFDIPIHFITSEYLRHLQLLEELDVTVSSEFLVMAATLVHIKSQMLLPSQFLRSLMTDAEYRKSLAPEDPRFELVQALLSRQAVDTAAAELGRRDEQARCIYFPDFERSLEGFDGELEIDLSGLTINRLLTAFERVLTRERDPAMTVMAARLSVGDVMREIRHLRQQGHLAFTFRDLIREEPRGYRIVAVFLALLELARQGRLRLEQEEPDGDIAAAWEDQPSGVAA, from the coding sequence ATGCCTGAGCCTGACGCCGACCCTGGGGCGGAGTCCGTTGTCGCCGCCGAGGATGCCGGCTTCGATGGCTTTACGGTCCGCCTGCCGGCATTCGAGGGGCCACTGGACCTGCTGCTGCACCTGATCCGGAAGCACGAAATCGACCTCTTCGACATCCCGATTCACTTCATCACCTCGGAGTACCTGCGGCATCTGCAGCTGCTCGAAGAACTGGATGTGACGGTCTCATCTGAGTTCCTGGTGATGGCCGCGACCCTGGTCCACATCAAGAGCCAGATGCTCCTCCCCAGTCAGTTCCTCCGGTCGCTGATGACTGATGCGGAATACCGTAAGTCGCTGGCCCCGGAAGACCCCCGCTTCGAGCTGGTCCAGGCGTTGCTTTCGCGTCAGGCAGTGGACACTGCCGCTGCGGAACTGGGACGGCGCGATGAGCAGGCCCGGTGTATCTACTTTCCCGACTTTGAGCGGTCCCTCGAAGGCTTCGATGGGGAGTTAGAAATCGACCTCTCCGGACTCACCATTAATCGGCTGCTGACTGCCTTCGAGCGTGTCCTGACCCGGGAGCGGGATCCCGCCATGACAGTCATGGCAGCGCGCCTTTCCGTCGGAGATGTTATGCGTGAAATCCGGCATCTGCGGCAGCAGGGGCATCTGGCGTTTACCTTCCGGGACCTGATCCGGGAAGAGCCCCGGGGCTACCGTATCGTGGCCGTGTTCCTGGCGCTGCTCGAACTGGCACGTCAGGGGCGGCTACGGCTGGAACAGGAAGAGCCCGATGGTGACATCGCCGCCGCCTGGGAGGATCAGCCCTCCGGAGTCGCCGCATGA